The sequence aaaatcattcaggctaatagatattcgttagatccggcaagatcaagtggttttaatgttagatctcacataatttccaAGATATTCCACATATGTTGGGGTGTAGATAAAACTGGGACTTTTTCAGAGACAGCTTCAACCCCctcttcaggaccttctccagatGCTCTTCGTGCTCTTCCAGGGTCTTGCCGAAAACGATGATGTCGTCTAAGTACACCAACACCTCGATCAGTTTCATGTCACCCACAGTCTTCTCCATTAGCCTTTGGAAGGTGGCTGGGGCACCAAACAGGCCTTGATGCATACGGTAGAATTTAAAGATCCCCTCTGGGGTAATGAAAATGGTCTCCTCAGGGTGCATGAGAATTTGGTAATACCGACTCTTTAAATCCAGCATGCTGAACCATATCGCTCCTGACAGGCTCTGCAAGGCATCTTCTATCCTTGGGGTGGTATATTGGTCATGAATGGGCCTTTAGTTTAGCGTCCGGTAGTCAATACACAGCCTCAGTGACCCATTCTTCCTCCGCACCACCACTATTGGGGAAGCATATAGACTCTGGGACTCTCGGAGATACCTGCCCTCTTCAACTCTGCCAGTTGTTCACGCAGATCATCCAAGTCCCCTAAAGGAATACATCAAACTCTTTCTCTGAACAGCGATTGCACTTGAAGAGATGGATCCAGTATTGGGCACTTTTTGCACACCCCACATCAAATTCACTCTTGGAGAATGCAGCCTGCCATCTCAGGAGCTGAGTCTTGGCCCTTTCTTTCCATTCAGGCAAAAGAGGAGCATTCTTTGGATAGAACTCTTCCACAGAGATCCCATCCTTTGCTCCCCCCACCAAATCAGACGGCAGGGCTGGGGTGTCCGAATTCACTTGTCCCAGCAACATCTGAGCCGGCATTTTCACTGGAGAGACTTCTTTGCAACCCTTTGGTTGAAACCACCTCGGAATTATCTCCACTCCCATGTTTTCTCTCTGTCTGTCCACTTCAAGGACAATGAAAGAGCCTGGTTGTTTCCAATTTAGCATGACAGATGTTAGTAAACAGGCTACTTTACCAGGCTGTAACACTTTCTCACACCGGTCCAAGCGCCAGATCTTTCCCACTCCTTTAGCTGGGGCCTTCTGTTTTTGTACCAGGCGCTGGTAGGCTTGTCTCAGCATGGGGTGCACAGTTGTAGTTGAAGTGCTCGACTCCAGACAAAGAGGTGTCAACAGCCTTCTGAGAAGATCAGTATTGGTCCCTATGACAAGAGAACTCTTACTGGCCCCTGGTGGGTGAGGACAAACCACTGCCAGAGTGTCAAAAGTTTTGGCTTTCCCAGCCACGGAGGGATCGAAGGTCAGCTTGTCCAGTAGATAGCCATCATAGGGGGAGTTCTGAGTCACAATGCTCCATATCTCCAGCTCTTATAACTTCTGCAATGGCAGGTGCTTGAGGTGCCTGTCATAGAAGTCTCTGTAGAGAAGggtcacttaaagaggaagtaagccctgatgggttttacttcctcttttgctacaTGAACAGCCTGCAAATGTAAAGCATatcagcccattatgtgacacttacttgcaaaagaatccagcgatgtccccactGCAGGAAGCGTCCGTCTTCTGTCTCCTCTTACTTCCGGGCTGCggactctggcgctgtgattcgccggagctgcatgatgtcactcccacgcatgcacacgAGAGCTGCAATTCACAGAACAGGCTGGGGAAGAAACTGCACTTAAGTCCTGTACAcatggaaaacattgtttttcctaaagagattcttggcaagaatctcttgccggcggAGTGTACAGAcatcattcaaaagaaccgctgttcttttgaatggcacgaacgcggtgacgtcatcgactacgacgagcatgcgctcgtcacattcgatgccgtcgccaccatcttgcttcaccctgcctatgccttggaagctaacacgcatgcgtcaaagtcatttcgagcatgggcgggtttccatggagaggtaagtatacacacgctcgggtttctgggcaggaaaacactgcagagaatctcacaacgagagagcaggttctctatttttctcgtctagattctgggcagttttcttgacgagaaacctctaagcctcgtacacacgctcggtttacgcggcaaaaaagctctaccagcagttttcttgctgattcttgctgagaaaaccgtgcgtgtgtacaaggcttaagtttTTAGTTTCTTCCCCACGCATGCACCGTTAACATTTGcggcggactacaagtgaaataactcctaaacggcgcacgtttaggagatatttccactacctataggtaagccttattctagccgaatatctattagcctgaatgatttttggccagaaaatttgattttttttttatgtggaatatcttggaaattatgtgagatctaacattaaaaccacttgattttaccggatctaacgaatatctattagcctgaatgattttcggccagaaaatttgataagggggggccaacccgtccatatgtccatgcatatgtaccacctaaaatctatttttttatgtggaatatctcggaaattatgtgagatctaacgttaaaaccacttgatcttaccggatctaacgaatatctattagcctgaatgatttttggcccaaaaaaatgataagggggggccagccccccctcattaatcacttaataagtccctAATTatatgagatctaacgttaaaaccacttgatcttaccggatctaacgaatatctattagcctgaatgatttttggtaaaaaaaaatgataagggggggccagccccccctcattaatcacttaataagtctctaattatgtgagatctaatgttaaaaccacttgatcttaccggatctaacgaatatctattagcctgaatgatttttggccaaaaatattgataagggggggccagccccccctcattagtccttgtatacacccaatatctgtatttgtatgtggaatatctctgaaatgatgtgagatctaacgttaaaaccacttgatcttaccggatctaacgaatatctattagcctaaatgattttcggccagaaaatttgataagggggggccaacccgtccatatgtccatgcatatgtaccacctaaaatcaattttttttgtggaatatctcggaaacaatgtgagatctaacgttaaaaccacttgatcttaccggatctaacgaatatctgttagcctgaatgatttttggccagaaaatgtaataagggggggctgatgacgggttagcccccccagcaaataactgttaatattgcttcttctgtgtgtgatctaacgcaaacaatgattgatctaacctgatctaacaaagatctaacaaactgcataaaaaaaagtcaattttttttatatgggggggctAACCTGGCAGAGGTGGTAAATAATGTCATATCCCAGCTCTCCTCCTAATGGGCACCCTCCTGTGTTTCCAGGAGCCTGTTCTGGCTTGTGCCCAGACTTGGCTACAGCCCCACAGGTGTAATGCTAGGGAAGCCTGgcatttgattattatttttttttttttcctgtatattGCTTAACATCACTTGCATATAAAACCAACTTCCATCAAAGACAATGAACATTACATTTATACATACGAACACTACAAGTACataacagagagaaaaaaaaaagaagaacaagaacaaaaagaacaaaacaaacaaaaaaaaaccccacaacaactacaaaaaaaaagggggggggggaaataaagtaaatccattaaaggagttctctgacctaaaacttttaacccccgctgtgcccgggctgtaaaactatacaaaataaactttcacttacctgcctacgatcccccgttgttccgatatcgccgtcccgttctccggtcccggtctcttccgcttcctgtgtgtcggtgactcatagtgcgctcagcctatcagcggccgcagcaatgtcccgtcgcggccgctgataggctgagcgcactatgagtcaccgacacacaggaagcggaaggggcccgggaccggagaacgggacggcgatatcggaacaacgggggatcgtaggcaggtaagtgaaagtttattttgtatagttttacagcccgggcacagcgggggttaaaagttttaggtcagagaactcctttaatataccttccttctcctctctcttcctccatgGAAATTGTTCCCTATTTGGGTGttccctcttcttctctcttaTATTCCTGTGCCCCTATCGTGTTTTTCGTGTTTATATCGTGATTTATCATAATAGTCTTTCCTATTTCCTCGtgttaacaaaaagaaaaaaaaaaaaaaaaaagggggggggggttttgtatactggtatgtatatacacacacccccATACATATCTGCGTACCTCCCtacatatatattaattttaAGCCCCTTACGGGTTTATTTTTGTGCTGTCTATGTATCTGTGTTTCTTATGTGTGTATTAACCTGTGTCTCTAGTGTTTAAAGTGTTCTTTATATATTTCCCTTTGTGGTTTACCTACaccaaaagaggaaaaaaaagaagaggagggaaAACCCCATTCTTTTTCCCCTTCAGTCTCTATTTCCTCCCATCTCCCCTCCATGGGTAGGGGGGGTAAGGGCAGGTAGGTGAGTAaggtaaaaataaatcaataaataaaaaaaataaaataataaataataataaaaaaaaaaacaaacacaaaaaaaaaaaaaaaacagtcagctGATATTGTAGTTTATCTTTCCCATTAGTCATCATGTATATTTTAGAGAGAGGAGTGAGTATATGTGGCTCAAGAAAAGAATACgaaaggaggagaagggagaTGAACTCCCTTCATTACTCCCATTATATCTGTGGGGAGTGGTGTTCCCAATCTGCCCATACATTGTTAAATTTATTCTGTTTATCTTTAATCTTATGCacccatctctctgcctccattaTTGAATTAACTTCTTTTTTCCATTCCATAAGGGAGGGGCTTGTATTCTGTTTCCAATGCCTAGGTATTAACATTTTAGCAGCATTTAGTAAGTGTGGTAGCATTTGATTTACAAAGCTTTCGTAAGAGCCGTGTGTCGGTGTGTGCTCTTGGATGAAACATGCATAAGTGTCAGTGGAGAATCATGTCCAACTAGGAGAGATAACATGGGTGAGAGTGGGGGAAAATGGGCAAGGAGGAAAGATGGCATGAATGGAAGTAGAGGAGAATAGCCAGAGAGGAGATCAGGCATTGGTTGACCTACAGAAGAATGGCAACAGATGAAAACATACATGGGTGGGAGTGGAGGGAAATGGGAAAGGAGGAGAGAGGCATGGGTGGAAGGAAGTAAAGGAGAAAAGCCATAGAGGAGACCAAACATGGGTAGAAGTAGAGAAGAATGGAAACAGATGAGAACCTACATGGGTGGGAGTGGAGGATAATGTCCATGCAGGAGAGACATCATGGGTGGGAATAGAGAAAAATGAGCAGAGAGGAGATCAGGAAAGGGTGGAAGTAGTGTAGAATGGCAACAGATAAGAACATGCATGGGTGGAAGTAGAGGATAATGTCCATGCAGGAGAGACATCATGGGTGGGAATAGAGAAAAATGGGCAGAGAGGAGATCGGGAAAGGGTGGAAGTAGTGTAGAATGGCAACAGATAAGAACATGCATGAGTGGAAGTAGAGGATATTGTCCATGCAGGAGAGATATGGGTGGGAATAGAGAAAAATGAGCAGAGAGGAGATCAGGAAAGGGTGGAAGTAGTGTAGAATGGCAACAGATAAGAACATCCATGGGTGGAAGTAGAGGATAATGTCCATGCATGAGAGAAATAATGGGTGGAAGTAAAGAAGAATAGCCATAGAGGAGATCAAGCATGGGTAGAAGTAGAGAAGAATGGAAACAGATGAGAACCTACATGGGTGGGAGTGGAGGATAATGTCCATGCATGCGAGAAATAATGGGTGGAAGTAGAGGATAATGTCCATGCAGGAGAGATATCATGGGTGGGAGTGGAGAAAGTGGGCAGAGCCACATAGGAGATCAGGCATTGTTGGAAGTAGAGTAGAATGACTACATATAAGAACATGCATGGGTGGGAATGGAGGATAATGTCCAATCTGGAGAGATAACATGggtggaagtgaaggaaaatgggCAAAGAAGAGATAAGGCATGGGTCGGAGTGAAAGAGAATGATCGAGGGAGAAAACATACATGGGTCGGAGTAAAGGAGAATGTACAAGCAGGTAAGCAGACATAAGTTGGAGAAAAATGTTCAGAGAAGGGAGCAGGCATGGATAGGTGTGGAGGAGAATAGCCAAAGAAGAGAGTGGGCATGGGTAATAGTGGAGTAGAATGGTCAGAGTAGAGAATGGGCAAAGGTAGAAGAAAATGGCTCAAGAGCAGAGCAAGGATAAATGGAAGtagaggaaaaatgtcaaagtggagAGTGGACATGGGTGAAGTGGAGGGAAATGGCCAAGCAAGAGAGCAGGTGTGGATGGAAGAAGAGAAGAATGGTAACAGATGAGAGGAGAGCAGGCATGAATGGAAGTGCGTAGGAATCATAAAGTAGATTTGCAAAATCACCACCATTTTAggcaacaaattaaaaaactaaaattaaataaatgattaCAAAGAGAACGTGCAAACACATTGTTTTTAAATCCTACAGGAGAAAATCACGACGTAGTTATACGTACAATACATTTGATCcttaatttaattaattattaTAACATATCATCTTTAACCAATGATTTTGtcataacttaaccacttaagacccggacctttaggcagctaaaggacccggccaggttttgcgattcggcactgcgtcgctttaacagacaattgcgcggtcgtgcgacgtggctcccaaacaaaattggcgtcctttttttccccacaaatagagctttcttttggtggtatttgatcacctctgcggtttttattttttgcgctataaacaaaaatagagtgacaattttgaaaaaaattcaatattttttactttttgctataataaatatcccccaaaaatatataaaaaaaaaatttttcctcagtttaggccgatacgtattcttctacctatttttggtaaaaaaaaaatcgcaataagcgtttatcggttggtttgcgcaaaatttatagcgtttacaaaatagaggatagttttattgcatttttattaatttttttttttactactaatggcggcgatcagcaattttttttgtgactgctacattatggcggacactttttttgacacatttttgggaccaaaatgaaaatgacaattgcagtttgggagttaaccacaacggggcgctgatggggttatgtatgacctcatgtgtgtttacaactgtaggggggtgtggctgtaggtgtgatgtcattgattgtgtatccctataaaagggatcacacgatcgatgacggagccacagtgaagaacggggaagctgttcccgttcttcagctccggggaccgatcgtgggactccagcggcgatcgggtccgcgggtcccgcagtcccggagcttcggaccgggtcgcgggcgcgcgcccgcgacccacggctgggtactagcacaggacgtacctgtacgtgcatgtgcccagccgtgccattctgccgacgtaaatgtgcaggaggcggtccttaagtggttaaaggagttgcaaagggaaaaaatgtttttgctgaaatgactgtttacagggtatagagacataatagttaactgattccttttaaaattgattaaaaatagttaaaaatcaatcatataatgtacctctagtttcgtttttgcatctagtttcgtttttgcatatagtttttgcatgttatcctgcctctgtgctatacagagccatagagcagtgatggtttggaaaatgaaactagaatctcccagtactgtggtcatcaggaaacagataaccaggaagtgtccagaacagagcagaattacagcaacatcagagcaaaaacgaacaatgaggacatgaaaccagtactgcagtaaggtaaaggaagctatttagttcaaaaaaaaatttcctttagtgaccctttaattttttactttgtgtcCCACAGATAGCATGGGGAATGAATCTGAGGTCTTTCAATTCATCCTCATTGGTTTCCCAGGTCTCCCGGAAAAGTTTTATGCCATAGTGGCTTCAGTAATAATCTGTGTCTACAGCCTATCTCTGTGTGCAAATATCACGGTGATAATGATAATCCTCCTGAAGGCCCATCTACACCAGCCCATGTATATCATTATCCTAAACCTGGCTGTTTCTGACCTCATTTTTGACACATCGACCATGCCGAATATTATCGTCAGATATTTTTCTGGAGACGGGACTTTATCTTTTACTGCCTGTTGTTTTCAGATGGGGATGGTCCATTCCTTGAACTGTGTCGATTCCTTAACCATTATGCTGATGGCCTTTGATCGGTATGTTGCCATCTGCAAGCCTCTTAGATATCACTCTATAATTACCAATAAAGTGGCCATGGCATTGTGTTGCCTGGTCTGGCTTGCTGGTTCCTCTGTTGGATTATTTGTCATGAGTTGGGTTCTTCCTCTTCCATTTTGCGGACCAAACAGAATCCGGTTGTTTTACTGCTCGATGTCTCTTGTCGCTGTTCTGTCATGTACGGATACTTCGATGATCAGAAGGAATGGATTTTATGCTGGCATAATCATGCACGTAGGTCCTTTAACCTTCATTTTAATTTCATACATTGTCATCATTGCAAGTATTTATCTGACATCCCGATCAGAAAACTGGCAGAAGCTCTACAACACCTGCATCGCGCACTGGTTTGTCATCACCCTCTTCTACTTACCTCGGGTCATCGATTACGGCATCCAGGCTCAGATACTTTCCAACACCGATGTCTTTGTGTTGCTTAATTGCCTGTACACCTATGTACCCCACTTCAGCAGCCCCATCATTTTTTGTCTTCGGACCCAAGAAATAAGAAGGACCTTGAGAAAAATTCTAGGTGAAAGACTGAGGTAGAGTCATTGCTCTGTTGTGACTGTCCATGTCATCTATTCCCATTTACTGGCCTCCAACCAAAGACTCTTTCCAAACTGTCTATACAAACACTAACATCATTAATGAcaatttgttgttttattttttttatttttaggtattcagtatatatatttaaaacaaatattaaatatttaaaaaagatcAGCCTGATCTGTATAATGTTATAATTCATTCATGTAAATTCATGTTATAAAGTCTTTAAAAAGACCCATATTCTTTTCCCTTTACAAATCCAGGCTCTGCTTCCTGCATTGTAGTGCTATACAATGGTGGgactcaggggtggactgaccattcgggcactcaggcactgctggagggccccatgccactaaggggccccatcagggttgccagcctcagtaaaaccagggacactatttaaaaatgtgtgttttttttcaactgtcagtgaaatgtcccttaccaacatccttttggtctaaggctgcattcacacctccgcgacaagatacgctgcatacgcggcgtatttttccgcgagtgtgtaactttttattttttttaacaaagccttcccattgctttgtatggccgaacgccaatgccgcctgaaaaaaagggtccggggacttttttttcggtactgcgacattatggcagacacttcggacacttttgacacatttttgggaccattggcatatagcgatcagtgctataaaactgcattggattactataaaaatgccactggcagtgaaggggttaacactaggggggcggggaaggggttaagtatgttccctgggtgtgttctaactgtaggcctcactaggggaaatgactgatcgctgttcatacattgtatgaacagacggtcaggcatttctccccctgacaggaccgggagctgtgtgtttacacacacagctcccggtccccgctctgtaacgagcaatcgtgggtgcccggcggcgatcgcgtccgccgtgcacccgcacgggagtcacggatgAGCGGGGGGGCTCTCgcacgcgcctccggcggcgcgggcgcccctagtggccgcagagAGACCCAacgttattgtacgggctctcgcgcaggggagccgacctgccgccgtagcactgcggcggcaggtcgggaagtagttaaaaacatATTAAATAAAGGGCaatagccagtgcatcccaatgtgaaatacatttaaaagagctaataaaagtcctgggtggtctaactccaatgtaaaaatgcatataaaagcaaaggagaaggccttcaaaaaatacaagcctgaggaatcatcatcagcattccaactttgcaaagaatgcaacaagaaatgtaaaggtgcaatcagggcggctaagatagaacacaaaaggCATAAAGCGgaggaaagtaaaagaaaaaacaagaaattctttaagtacataaataggaagaaagggaggtcagatcaAAGAATGATGAATGGAATCTggttactaaggatggagagatggcgaaggtattgaatttactCTTcttctcagtcttcacaaggCAATAGGGGTctctgagccatagtcaggtcagaactaaatagctgaacacacagctgtgtaattagtgcgtctttctctccaaaatctggcgtaaaccagcaacctTTCAcgtagcacagagtcccaccaccACATATCCTCCCCCCCCTGTTTCGAACCAGAGGGAGGAACACATAGACCCATCATCAcaaatgggacacctctgtgcCAGCCATTGGCTGCGTAGGCCCATTTTTTCCGGGTATGTTTCCACCAGCACTTCACCGTGGTGCCTCTGTGCCAACTATCAGCAGCAGGAATCCTAATCTGCCCAACCTTTtctctaaaggggcactccacccacaTCTTCTTCCGGGTGTGCTTCTACCAGCATTTCTTCCTAAACTGTGGGCTCCCACTAATCTCTCTATCCCTTCTACCTTCTGGCCTCAGGATCCTTCTTTTTTCTCCCACAGACCTACTCTCCCGGGACTGTTGGGGACCCACTTCCATGAAATCTGTCAGGGACTGACCGCTCTCACTACCTGAcgcaacattaaccaacaacattTGTTTCTCAGGTTCAATAACCCCTGTGTGGTTATCTTTGGCAACCAAACCATCTGAGATCAACATCACATCCTTCTGTTTAACCTCAATAGCAAGGTTtttcagtgagtacgccagtccagaactgaatttttaagggcctggtagcccacttttatttaaaagcacaaaaagtttgcaaatacatcagtagccctcacagagggttccaccattactgtatcttgcatactcaacactttagcctcctggctttcattcttgccatccggctgtttcatgcctttagcctaggccttaggtctgttcctcagaacaaacagagtttcctagagttaagctcaCTCCTCGCTTACTCCTGGTCAGggccttgctgctcaatcaccaatgacatctgcctcctgcagacatacatgctctggctgcacccatgcaacatctctgactcctctcagaggggtGGGAGTCCACAtgactcccaggaacagacttcctgtctgttgggtggggccttgagccatagtcaggtcagaactaaatagctcaacacacagctgtgcaatcaatgtgtctttctctccaaaatctggcataaaccagcaatctttcatgtagcacagggtcccaccaccacagtatgtatactgtgtatgtatactgtatgtgtgtgtgtatatatactgtggccccataatctatggcctgggggcccc comes from Rana temporaria chromosome 2, aRanTem1.1, whole genome shotgun sequence and encodes:
- the LOC120928156 gene encoding olfactory receptor 6B1-like, whose translation is MEDNVQSGEITWVEVKENGQRRDKAWVGVKENDRGRKHTWVGVKENVQADSMGNESEVFQFILIGFPGLPEKFYAIVASVIICVYSLSLCANITVIMIILLKAHLHQPMYIIILNLAVSDLIFDTSTMPNIIVRYFSGDGTLSFTACCFQMGMVHSLNCVDSLTIMLMAFDRYVAICKPLRYHSIITNKVAMALCCLVWLAGSSVGLFVMSWVLPLPFCGPNRIRLFYCSMSLVAVLSCTDTSMIRRNGFYAGIIMHVGPLTFILISYIVIIASIYLTSRSENWQKLYNTCIAHWFVITLFYLPRVIDYGIQAQILSNTDVFVLLNCLYTYVPHFSSPIIFCLRTQEIRRTLRKILGERLR